The genomic interval GCCTGGAGCGAAGAGCCGCAGCAGCCGATCCTGTCGCGGACCACCGCCGCGGCGGTGGAATCGGCGTTCAATTCGCTCGCCACCACGGTGCTCAGCAACAATGCCCGGACCCTCGAGGATCTGGTCAAGGAGATGCTGCGGCCGATGCTGAAGGCCTGGCTCGACGACAATCTGCCGACGCTGGTCGAGCGGATCGTTCGCCAGGAAATCGAGCGGGTCTCGCGCGGGCGCTGAGCCCGTTTGGCGGAGGCGCTGCCTCCGCCTGATCCTCCGCCTGATCCAATGGACCGGCCTCCATTGTTGACTTGCGGCGCGCCGGAAGGTTTCTAGCGTCGTCCAACGAGCGCGTTCGCGGCCCGGCGACGCGCCTTTTTTGATTGCAGCGCCATGATCGAGAAAACCTACCAGCCAGCCGACATCGAGGCCCGCATTTCGCGCGCCTGGGAAGACGCGGAGGCCTTCAAGGCCGGCCGTCCGGATCGCCGCGACGCCGTCCCGTACTCGATCGTGATTCCGCCGCCGAACGTTACCGGCTCGCTGCACATGGGCCATGCGCTCAACAACACGCTGCAGGACATCCTGTGCCGGTTTGAGCGGATGCGCGGCCGCGACGTGCTGTGGCAGCCCGGCACCGATCACGCCGGCATCGCCACCCAGATGGTGGTCGAGCGCCAGCTGATGGAGCGCCAGGAGCCGAGCCGCCGCGACATGGGCCGCGCCAAGTTCCTGGAGCGGGTGTGGCAGTGGAAGGCCGAGAGCGGCGGCGTCATCGTCAACCAGCTCAAGCGGCTCGGCGCGTCGTGCGACTGGTCGCGCGAGCGCTTCACCATGGACGAGGGGCTGTCCCGCGCGGTCGCCAAGGTGTTCGTCGAGCTGCACCGCCAGGGCCTGATCTACAAGGACAAGCGGCTGGTCAATTGGGACCCGAAGCTGCTGACCGCGATCTCTGATCTGGAAGTCCAGCAGATCGAGGTGAAGGGCAACCTCTGGCACCTGCGCTATCCGATCGAAGGCAAGACCTTCGACCCGGCCGACCCGTCGACCTTCATCGTCGTCGCGACCACGCGTCCCGAAACCATGCTGGGCGACACCGCGGTCGCGGTGAATCCGGAAGACGAGCGCTATACGCATCTGGTCGGCAAGCATGTCATCCTGCCGCTGGTCGGCCGGCGGATTCCGATCGTGGCCGACGAATACTCCGATCCCGAGAAGGGCTCGGGTGCGGTGAAGATCACGCCGGCGCACGACTTCAACGACTTCGAGGTCGGCAAGCGGCACCATCTGCCGCAGATCAACGTGCTCGACATCGAGGGCAAGATCTCGGTCGCGGACAACAGCGCCTATCTCGAAGGCCTGCCGGAAGGCGCGCGCGAATTCGCCGAGGAGATCAACGGCACCGACCGCTTCGTGGCCCGCAAGATGATCGTCGCGCGGCTCGATGATTTCGGATTCCTGGAGAAGATCGAGCCCAACGTCCACATGGTGCCGCATGGCGACCGCTCCGGCGTGGTGATCGAACCGTTCCTCACCGACCAGTGGTACGTCGACGCCAAGACGCTGGCGCAGCCGGCGATCGCCGCGGTGCGCTCGGGCGAGACCACCTTCGTGCCGAAGAACTGGGAGAAGACCTACTTCGAGTGGATGGAGAACATCCAGCCGTGGTGCATCTCGCGCCAGCTGTGGTGGGGCCACCAGATCCCGGCATGGTACGGGCCGGACGGCAAGGTGTTCGTGGCCGAAACCGAGGAAGAGGCGGTCGGCAACGCGCTCGGCTACTACGTCGAGCAGGAAGTGATCACGCCCGCGCAGGCCCACGACATGGCGGAAGATCCCGCCAAGCGTGAGGGCTTCATCACCCGCGACGAGGACGTGCTCGACACCTGGTTCTCGTCGGCACTTTGGCCGTTCTCGACGCTCGGCTGGCCGGACGAGACGCCCGAACTCGACCGTTACTATCCGACCAACGTGCTGGTCACTGGCTTCGACATCATCTTCTTCTGGGTTGCCCGGATGATGATGATGGGCCTGCACTTCATGGACGATGTGCCGTTCCCGACCGTCTATATCCACGCCCTCGTCCGCGACGAGAAGGGCGCCAAGATGTCGAAGTCGAAGGGCAACGTCATCGATCCGCTCAACCTGATCGACGAATACGGCGCCGATGCGCTGCGCTTCACGCTGGCGGCGATGGCGGCGCAGGGCCGCGACATCAAGCTCGCAACCAGCCGCGTCGAAGGCTATCGCAACTTCGCCACCAAGCTTTGGAACGCCTGCCGCTTCGCTGAGATGAACGGCTGCGTCGCGCCCGCCGGCTTCGACTACACGGCGGCCAAGGAAACGCTGAACCGCTGGATCGCGCACGAGACCGTCCGCGCGGTGCGCGAGGTCACCGAGGCGATCGAAT from Rhodopseudomonas palustris carries:
- a CDS encoding valine--tRNA ligase, with amino-acid sequence MIEKTYQPADIEARISRAWEDAEAFKAGRPDRRDAVPYSIVIPPPNVTGSLHMGHALNNTLQDILCRFERMRGRDVLWQPGTDHAGIATQMVVERQLMERQEPSRRDMGRAKFLERVWQWKAESGGVIVNQLKRLGASCDWSRERFTMDEGLSRAVAKVFVELHRQGLIYKDKRLVNWDPKLLTAISDLEVQQIEVKGNLWHLRYPIEGKTFDPADPSTFIVVATTRPETMLGDTAVAVNPEDERYTHLVGKHVILPLVGRRIPIVADEYSDPEKGSGAVKITPAHDFNDFEVGKRHHLPQINVLDIEGKISVADNSAYLEGLPEGAREFAEEINGTDRFVARKMIVARLDDFGFLEKIEPNVHMVPHGDRSGVVIEPFLTDQWYVDAKTLAQPAIAAVRSGETTFVPKNWEKTYFEWMENIQPWCISRQLWWGHQIPAWYGPDGKVFVAETEEEAVGNALGYYVEQEVITPAQAHDMAEDPAKREGFITRDEDVLDTWFSSALWPFSTLGWPDETPELDRYYPTNVLVTGFDIIFFWVARMMMMGLHFMDDVPFPTVYIHALVRDEKGAKMSKSKGNVIDPLNLIDEYGADALRFTLAAMAAQGRDIKLATSRVEGYRNFATKLWNACRFAEMNGCVAPAGFDYTAAKETLNRWIAHETVRAVREVTEAIESYRFNDAAEAAYRFVWNVYCDWYLELAKPVLMGEEGAAKTETRAMVAWARDEILKILHPFMPFITEELWAVTAPRDGLLVLAPWSRKGISDEEVSVLAASAATDPMAGPAMLAIPEPQEPDFTDDAAEAEIGWVVDLVTAIRSVRAEMNIVPSTLTPLVLAGASADTNARASRWSDVIKRLARVGDISFADAAPQGAVQLLVRGEVAALPLKGVVDFAAEQVRLEKELGKAEADIKRAEAKLANEKFVANAAEEVVEEEREKREAAVARKVKILEALLRLKNAS